In Candidatus Hydrogenedentota bacterium, the genomic stretch GCCACCACCAGCAAAACAAAAAGCACGCGGGCCGGGAAAGCCGCTGTAGCCAAGCCCATCTCTTCATCGAAATCGAAGCACGTCGCCGTCCGCTCGTTCGCGGCGGCGCAGACCGACCGCCTGCTGGCCGGATGGCGGCTGGACGGCGGATTCAGCGCGCAGGAAATACGCGGCCAGCTCGCCACGATTCGCGGGCGTTCGCGCGAGATGGCGAAAAACAACCCGCACTTCAAGCGTTGGTTGCAGCTCATCTCCATAAACGTCGTCGGCGACGGGTTTGGCTTCAAGTCCACGCCGCACGACGGGTTCCCAGGCGCAAAGGATTTCCGGCTGGACGCGCTTGCTTCTCGTTTCATCGAGTACCACTTCTGGCGGTGGTCGACGTGGCGCGACCCGGAGACGAACCTGACGTGGTGCGACGCTACCGGGCGCAAGACGCTCGCCGAAATGGACGCGCTAAACGCCAAGACGGAGGCGCGGGACGGCGAGTATTTCATGCTTCCGCAGGTGGCCGACAATCCCTACGGCATATCCTTCCGCATCGTCCGGCCGGACGCCTGCGACGAAACCTATTTCCGCGAGGCCACGGCGACGGAGAATCCAGTCTATTGCGGCGTCGAACTGGATCGCCGCACCGGCGCGACGGTGGCCTATTATTTCCATTCGACGGACCCGAAGAGCGGCTACTACGGGAGGGGCGGGCCGCTGCTGCGCGTTCCGGCCGCGAAGGTGATCCACGGGTTCATGCCGGAGGACGAAGACCAGACGCGCGGGATTCCGTGGGGCCACGCGGCGCTCGTAAAGCTGAAAATGCTCGAAGAGTACGACAAGGCCGAAATCACGGCGGCGCGGGACGAGGCTTGCAGCGTGCGGACCTATTTCGCGCACGGCGACGATCCAGAAGGAATCCGCGACTTGACGCTTGAAGACTACGCCGACGAGGCGAACGCCTATATGCAGGAGAAGGAACCGGGGCAGGCGGAAGTCCTGCCGCCAGGCTGGGATTCCAAGGTCAACGTTCCGCAGCATCCGAACCGCGAGCTGACGGCGTTCAAGGCATCCATGCTGCGCGACGTGGCGAGCGGGTTCGGCGTCGAATATTCCAATTTCAGCAACGACTGGGCTGGCGTTTCGTTCTCATCCGTTCGCGTCGGGACCATCTCCGAACGAGACATGTGGACGCAGCTCCAAAATAAGTTCATCGCCCAGAACAAGTCGCCGGTTTTCCTCATGTGGCTCAAGTCGTTTTTGGGACTCGCCGTCAGCGGCACCTACCCGGCGGAGAAGTTTCCGAAGTTCGCGGAGCACGAGTTCCGCGGGCGGCGCTGGATGTGGGTGGACCCGATGAAGGACATGAACGCCGCCGACATGGCCGTTTCGCGCGGATGGAAGACGAACGCGCAGGTGGCCGCCGACTTGGGTACGGACTTCGACGACAACGTCGAGGAATTGAAGCGCGAGGAAATCGTCAAGGCCGGAGATACGAAGGAGGCCGTCCCGGTGTTGAACGGAGCGCAAATAACCGCCGCTCTGGAAATCATGCAGTCATACGCGACCGGAGGAATCGGAAAGGAAGCGGCCATTGCGCTGCTTACGGCGGCGGGGGTTCCGCAGGACGCCGCGATGAACATGGTCGGAAAGCAGAAAGTTGAAAAACCACATGAAGAAGAAAAACCAGCAACCGACGAAGAATAGCGAACCCGCGCCGTCCATCGACGCCCGCGCCATACGATACCGCGAGGCGGCGTTCGAGGTGCGCGGAGAGGGCGAGGAGCAGAGCGTCCGCATGAGCGTTTCGAGCGAGGCGCCCGTGCTGTCCTATGTGGACTTCAACGGCCAGTGGATTCGCGCCTACGAAATCCTCGACCACGGCGAGAAGTCAATCGACATGAGCCGTTGCAAGGACGGGCTTGTGATTTTGGATACGCACGGCGGCGACCAGATCGGGCTGATGAGCGTGGAGCTGAACGACCGCAAGATGGGCGGGCCGGTCGAATTTTGCACGGGCGCGAGGGCGCAGGAGATCAAGCAGGACGCGGTGCGGAAACTGCGGCGCAACACATCCGTGGGATACCGGGTGGACGCCGACAGCTACCGTCTCGAAGGCGAGCAGGACGGAATCCCGGTGGTTCGGGCGATGTCATGGATGCCCTACGAGGCGAGTTTCGTCCCGGTTCCGGCCGATCCGGGCGTCGGCGTGGGCCGTGCCGAGGCAGAAGTAAATAAACAAATCGCCGGACAACCCGGCAAGGAGACCAAGAAAATGGAACCCAAAGAAATGGCGGGCCTGTTCGCCCGCGCCGCCAAGTTCGGCATCGAAGCCGACAAGGTGCAGGAGATGATCGACGACGGCAAGGGCCGCGCCGATCTGGACGCGATGATCGTCGAGAAGCAGGCGAAGGACGCCGAGGCGCTCCGCAAGGACGCCGAGGCGCTCCGCAAGGAGGTCGAGGCGCTGAAGGCCCGCAAGCCGGAAGCCGCCCAAGCCACCAAGGCCGACATTGAGGCTCCCGCCGTTGTCATCGGCAAGGACCGCAAATATAGCGTGATGAACGTTCTCCGCAATCTCGCCGGCGAAAAGTCCGACGTCGGGTTTGAAACGGAAATCTCGCAGGAACTCGGCCGCCAGCGTGGCAAGACCCCGAAGGGCGTTATCATCCCCTTTGCGGCCCTTTCGCAACGCGACCTGTCCGTTAGCGGCACGTCGAGCGCGACCGTGGCGACCTACCTCGACAGCGCGAACTTCATCGACCTGCTGCGGACGAAGTACGTCATCGGGCAGGCGGGCGTGACCTTCATGCCCGGCGTGGTCGGCAACCTGTCGATCCCGAAGATGAGCGCTGGCGCGACCGCCTACCACGTCG encodes the following:
- a CDS encoding phage portal protein, whose amino-acid sequence is MTAKATTSKTKSTRAGKAAVAKPISSSKSKHVAVRSFAAAQTDRLLAGWRLDGGFSAQEIRGQLATIRGRSREMAKNNPHFKRWLQLISINVVGDGFGFKSTPHDGFPGAKDFRLDALASRFIEYHFWRWSTWRDPETNLTWCDATGRKTLAEMDALNAKTEARDGEYFMLPQVADNPYGISFRIVRPDACDETYFREATATENPVYCGVELDRRTGATVAYYFHSTDPKSGYYGRGGPLLRVPAAKVIHGFMPEDEDQTRGIPWGHAALVKLKMLEEYDKAEITAARDEACSVRTYFAHGDDPEGIRDLTLEDYADEANAYMQEKEPGQAEVLPPGWDSKVNVPQHPNRELTAFKASMLRDVASGFGVEYSNFSNDWAGVSFSSVRVGTISERDMWTQLQNKFIAQNKSPVFLMWLKSFLGLAVSGTYPAEKFPKFAEHEFRGRRWMWVDPMKDMNAADMAVSRGWKTNAQVAADLGTDFDDNVEELKREEIVKAGDTKEAVPVLNGAQITAALEIMQSYATGGIGKEAAIALLTAAGVPQDAAMNMVGKQKVEKPHEEEKPATDEE
- a CDS encoding phage major capsid protein; this translates as MKKKNQQPTKNSEPAPSIDARAIRYREAAFEVRGEGEEQSVRMSVSSEAPVLSYVDFNGQWIRAYEILDHGEKSIDMSRCKDGLVILDTHGGDQIGLMSVELNDRKMGGPVEFCTGARAQEIKQDAVRKLRRNTSVGYRVDADSYRLEGEQDGIPVVRAMSWMPYEASFVPVPADPGVGVGRAEAEVNKQIAGQPGKETKKMEPKEMAGLFARAAKFGIEADKVQEMIDDGKGRADLDAMIVEKQAKDAEALRKDAEALRKEVEALKARKPEAAQATKADIEAPAVVIGKDRKYSVMNVLRNLAGEKSDVGFETEISQELGRQRGKTPKGVIIPFAALSQRDLSVSGTSSATVATYLDSANFIDLLRTKYVIGQAGVTFMPGVVGNLSIPKMSAGATAYHVAEGSDVTESTPTLANVTGSPHTIGALVDVTRRMLEQSTPAIEALVRTEIEERLMRGVQIAVFAGSGESGQPSAITNATGINNPSVTKGTPTYAEILNFPGNIMADNAEADGQKFIMTAEVWAKLAATLVGADGARTVLDPVSKTCIGFPYFTTEDVPANSLWFGDWSTVVVPFWGNGVEIASDNAKLFASGGITLRALLDYDVMVRQGAKLAYNTAVTS